Proteins found in one Zea mays cultivar B73 chromosome 1, Zm-B73-REFERENCE-NAM-5.0, whole genome shotgun sequence genomic segment:
- the LOC100281645 gene encoding protein ELF4-LIKE 4 isoform X1 codes for MEGGETTLSGFGGAGAPGVDTKVLHAFQTSFVQVQTLLDQNRLLINEINHNHESKVPGDLSRNVGLIRELNNNIRRVVDLYADLSSLFAAADGGGGRAASEGGSVGTVRHQAGAGHKRIRSGLD; via the coding sequence ATGGAGGGCGGCGAGACGACGCTGTCCGGGTTCGGCGGTGCCGGGGCCCCCGGCGTGGACACCAAGGTGCTGCACGCGTTCCAGACCAGCTTCgtgcaggtgcagacgctgctggaCCAGAACCGCCTCCTGATCAACGAGATCAACCACAACCACGAGTCCAAGGTGCCCGGCGACCTCTCCCGCAACGTGGGCCTCATCAGGGAGCTCAACAACAACATCCGCCGCGTCGTCGACCTCTACGCCGACCTCTCCTCGCTCTTCGCCGcggccgacggcggcggcggccgcgccGCGTCCGAGGGCGGGTCCGTGGGCACCGTCCGCCACCAGGCGGGCGCCGGCCACAAGAGGATCAGGTCCGGCCTCGACTGA